The bacterium genomic interval TCTGTGCCATTGGACCCTCCATCGCCGTCAGGCAGAGCGATGCCAGCAGCAGTGCTGCGGGTGTTCTCATGCACACGGGGTTCACTCCTCCACCGTCACATGCCTGGGTAGAGTGTGTTGTTGACCAGCGTGGGGACCGCGAGCGGCGCCGCGTTGCAGTAGACGCACGCCCCGCCCCCGCCGAACAGAATGATCTCCTCACGGCTGTCGCCCCACACGTCGGCGCGGGTGCAGTAGAAGTGGAAGTGCTGTTCCGGTCGCTCGCCACCTGGCAGCACCATCGGCAACTCGGCGATGATGTCGCCTTGCCCGTCGAAGATCGCCGCAGGTTGATGCGGGCCGCGGCTGTAGACGAGGATGCTCTGTAGCCCTGCACCGAGCCAGTTGCATTCCAGGCAGGCGGCGTACCAGCCCCCGTCCGGCTGCGTCCGGCGCCAGATCTCTCGGCCGTCCACGTCGTACAGGTAGAGCGTGGCCGAGGCGCGCCCACCGCCCGGCTGGGGTTGGCCTCGGTCAATAGCGGCGAACTGCAACTCCGAGTCGGCGCGGAAGCGCCCGGCCACGACGTGCTGCGCCTCGGCCAGTGGGTGGCTCCACAGCTCCTCGCCTTCGGCCGTCAGGCAGTGCAGGCCATGGTTGCCGAACAGCAGACGCCATGTTCCATCCGCCAGGCGCACCATGTAGGCTGCGTCCTGGTGGGCGCCGGCCGCCTCGCGCTCGAACAGCACCGTACCGTCGTGATCCACGAGCGCGAAGCCGACGAAGATCTCGTCGCGTCCGTCGCCATCCACGTCCCCGTAGGCCGGGAAGTGTCCGACGGACCCCGGGTAGTGCCACAGCACTTCCCCGGCGTGTGATACGCCCCACATGTTCCAGTAGCGGTCCTTGACCACCAGATCGCGGCGGCCCTGGCCCGTGAGGTTGGCGAATAGGAAGCTGTCATCGGCCGGCGCCGGGAGCGGGAACTCATCCTTCTGCTGCCCGGTCTGCCCGTCGAGCACGACCATCGCTGCGGCCCCGCCATACTCCAGCGCCCGCTCGATCACGCCGTCCGGTCGCGTCTCGACCCTCAGGTAGTCGGCCTGCCGCACGACGAGCACCTCGTTGCGGCCGTCGCCGTCCCAATCAACGATCTGCACGGGCAGGTCGCTGTAGATCGCGGCGTTGGCCGCTGAAGGCGTCCCGGTCTGCCACAGCACCTCTCCCTGAATGGTCGTCGCGGTTAGGCACGTGATGCGGCGCGGGCCCCGGAGGCTCTGCACAAAGAGCAGGTCCGGGGCCCCGTCGCCGTTCAGGTCACCGACGCGCACCGTCTCGGCGCCAAAGTCCCGTACATCCAGGCTGCTGACCAGGTGAGCTGCCATGGGCGGGCTCTTCGCCATGCAGCACCCGGCCGCCTGCCTTGACCACTCCGCAGGTGTGGTCTCCGGGACCGGCGAAGAGACACGCCGCAAGGGGATCGCCATCGTTGCCCACGCGTGAATGGAGCGCACACACATGAAAGCTGCCGTCATCGAGGAACCAGGGAAGCTCGTCGTGCGGGAAGTGCCCGAGCCCGTGATGGGCGACTACGACTGCCTGTGCGAGGGGCTGTACGGGACGACGTGCAGTGGCACGGACCTGCACCTGCTGGGCGGCCACCCCCTCTTTGGCATCAAGTTCCCCACCATCCTGGGCCATGAGAGCATCGGCCGCGTCATTGAGGTCGGCCCGAAGGTGGAGTGCTTCAAGGTGGGCGATCTGGTGACCCGGCTATGCAACCGCCCGACCGAGGACCTGCGCGTGCACTGGGGCGGCTTCGCGGAGCGAGGGCTGGTGAGCGACTGGCGCGCCATGGAGCGCGACGGCGTGCCGCTGGACTGGACCAAGGGCATCCAGCAGGTCCTGCCGAGGGACTTCGACCCGGCCCGGTCCACCATGGTCATCACCTGGCGCGAGACCTTCAGCTTCATCACCCGCATGGGCGTGGCGGAAGGGGCCAAGGTGCTGGTGATGGGCACGGGCGGCAACGGGCTGTCCTACATGAACCACGCCGTCAATCTGGGCGCGGCGACCGTCCTGGCCATTGGCAGCCCCGCGCGCGAGGAGACGGCCCGCGCCGTCGGAGCCACGGACTTCATCTCGTACCACGAGGACGACCTGGTCGCCGCGGCGCGGGAGCGTGGACTGGACGGCTTCGACCTGATGATTGACGCCGTGGGCAAGATCGGGCAACTCGACCGCGTCATGCCGCTCGTGCGACCGGATGGTGTCGTCGCCATCTACGGTGTGGACGACTACGGCAGGGTCACGATCAACCCCCAGCGCGCGCCCGGCAGCTTCACGTTTGCCAACAAGGGTTACTGGGAGTATGAGACGCACGACCGGGTGGTGGAACTGATACAGCGGGGCCGCCTGCGTGCGGAGCATTGGCTGGATCTGGACCACGCCTTCCCGCTGACGGAGATGAACGAGGCCCTGGCGGCGATTCGCGAGCGCCGCGTGGTCAAAGCCCTGGTGAAGCTGAGCGGAGACTGAGCGGGGGACGACCCAAGGGGCGAGGGAGGATGGTGCCGGAGGCGGGATTCGAACCCACACGCCCCTCACGGGACAAGGGATTTTAAGTCCCCGGCGTCTACCATTCCGCCACTCCGGCACACTGTGGGAAGTATAGCAGAACCCTTCGCCCCAGTCCATCGGCCGGCGAGGCGCGTCAGTCGTCCTCGGCCGACACGATCGCTGTGGGCGTCAAGCGGAAGCTGCGGAACGGGTACTCATAGGCCGGGGCGCGGCCCATCGAGACCCGGAAGGTCAGGTCCGCCGGGAATAGCAGCACCGAGTGCAGGTTGATGCTCCCCATCCCCACCCCTGGCTGGCCGATGAAGTTCATCGTCCGGTCAGTCCGCCCGTAGTTCTCCCCGATGAGCCGCTCCAGCTTCCGGTAGCGGCCGCACCAGCTGACCCACCCGCCCTGCGGCTCGTCCTGGTACAGCGCTCGGAAGTGGTTGGTCGCGATGACCACCCCCGGCAAGCCGGAGACATAGTCGTAGTTCCCCTCCGGCTCCAGCCAGGTGTTGTCGAAGGGCGCGGTGTCGGCAGCGCCATTGGCGGTGTCGTCGCGCAGATTGAGGGCGGCCGGCTGGTCCGCCGCAGGGGGGGCCTGCTGGGAGCGCGGCGGCAGCTCGGGCAGGGGCGCATCGCCCGGCTTGGCCCAGCGCACCGCCACCTGCTCGTGGTCATACTCGACGACCGCTGCCGCCGGCGGACTGCCCCCGGCGACGAGCATGTTCGTCCCGCACGCACGTGGGGTGTTCTGGATGATGTCCACCCCCTCCTGCACCGTGCTCGCGTGCTGCACGATCTTGCGGATCATGAAGCAGGTGGACAGGCCGTCGAGACTGTCCGAGCGCCCCCAGGAGGTGTTGTTGGCGGCCAGGACGCCCTTGGTGTTCATGGCTGTCCAGCCGTTGATGATGCCCGCCCAGGTGACGGTGAAGAAGGGGATGCCGGTCTCGGGCACGTAGTGGATGATGACGGCGGCGTACTCGCTGACACCGTGGTCCCAGAAGTCGAAGTTGCGGCCGGCAACCAGCTCCCCGGTCGCCGTGGCGCGGCCATAGACGGCAAAGCTGCTGCACTGCGAAGCCCGCCAGACATCGCCGAAGAGTTGCAGGGCCACCAGGTCCCAGTAGTCCACCCGCGCGGTGCCGGCCAGGGCATGCAACTCCTCCCGGATGTCGGAGGGAAGCTGCCGCTCCATACGCTTCGTCCCAGCGATGAGCCGGGCGTGCCGCTCCGGGTCCCCCGCCTCACCGCCGATGACATCGCGCACGACGCGCCGCACCTGCGAGCCCAGCAGCCGCCCGTGCTGCCGCCCCATCTCCTCCGGCGTCCCCACCAGTCGCAGCACCCGGTAGCCGTTGCAGCGGTACCGCTGGGGTGTCGTCTCCTCCCACTGGGCGTTGGCGACGGCGCAGGCTGCGAGGAGAGTAAGGGATACCAGGAGTGGACGGCGGGGAATCATAGGCGCCCTTCAGACACGTGACTCGCCTGACTGGCTATGCCGCCAGCTGCGCCTGACGCAGCATACCACTCAGCGAACCTCTGAACGCAGTCCAGGCCTCCCACGAAGTCCGACCCGGCGGTCCAATTCCGGCTGTCAAATACGCCATCGAACAGCCTGCGCTCGATGCCAACGTCTGGATTGACGACGTGCACTTGCCCTGAGCGTGCCCTAGTGTTGGTGCCCAGCAGGTACCGCAACGTCAAGTCAGTTGCCGGGAGGGAGTACCCGATCAGGAACACTCGGTCCGCGGCGGAGACTGCCCGCGCGGCATCGTGCCAGAGAAGGCGCAGGGTATCGTTGGCGTAGAAGCCCGTCTTCGTCGCGACGGGTGGTATGACCAGCGGCACCTTGTCTCTCACATGCTCCTCGTCAAGCTGCCGCGCTTCCTCGCGTTTGTCGTCACCGGATCTAGGGACCGCAACGTAGTATATCTGGTCGCCAGGATTGTCGAAGTTGCCCGAGTAGTACCAGTTGGTCGAACCGTGGAGCTTGAGGAGACGCAGCGTAGCGGGGAACGTGCCACCAAAAACCATGCTCGTACGTGCGATACCGCGACAGACCGGCAGGCGCCACAGGTGCGGTTCGACGATCTGCTCGAGACTGCTGCAAGCGACGCGCTCGACTATCGTGTCGTAGTTGAGAGAGAGCACTTGAGCTCGGTGGTCGTGCCATGCCCTGACTAGCCCGACGACCCACTCTGGTGGGGCGGTCGAGAAAGAGTGGTTCTCCGCCTCGGACACAGTGTCAGCAACGGCGCGGCTCAGCATCAGGAAGGCCGCGCGATTGCTCAGTGTCTCCTCCTCGGAGTGCCAGGGTTGTCTTGAGCATAGGTAGTCAAGAAGGAGTTCCACGTTCCCTGCGAACAGCGGCGTACTCGACGCTCTCCTCGAGGCCGGGGACTGCGCCAGTGCTCCTACACGCAAGGACAGGTCTGCCAGCAGGGGCATGCCGCAGAAGACAGCCTGGGAGAAGCCAGCGCCCAATATGAAGACGTCGCCCATCGCGAGGGGTGTCCCCTAGGTCTGCGGCTCGAGCCGCAAGGTCAGCCGTTCCAGCGTGAAGGCCTGGCCCTTGTCCGACAGCCGGAGGCCGACCGTGTGCCAGCCGTCTGTCGCCAGGCGGCCGAGGGGCAAGCAACCCTTCTCATCCAGCGGCAGCGGGCCCTTGCCGTCCACCATGACCGTCAGCTCCGGCTGCGACGGCTGCGGTGCCAGTGTCCATGTCCCGGCGGGCAGGTAGGCATAGAAGAGCACATTGTCGCCCGGCGACACGACGACTTCGCGACGACGCAGCGCGCCCTCGAGCGGCGGTTGCTTGAGCTTGCTGGCCTTCAGGTTCAGGCTGCCGGCGTCCATGCTCAGCGCGCCCTGCTGGGCCTGCCGCGCGACCAGGGCTTTGAAGGCCACCACATAGTCAGTCGGCTGCGTGCCGGCCGCGCTCTGCAGGACCCCGCGCAGCGTGTCCGGACCGTACGCCGCCTGCGTCCACAGCAGGAAGCCGATCAGGTACTGCATGGCGTCCGCGCCGACCTCCCCGGTAGACAGCAGCCCGGCGTCCGGTCCGGCCGCGAGCCAGTAGTCCAATGAGGTGCGGCAGACCTTCTCGATGTAGTCGGCCACAGCGAAGTCGCCCTCGGGCCAGAGCGCCGCCACGGCCTGTCGGGCTGCCTCGGAGGGCCAGGGATCGCCCGAGACCTCCCCTGCTTCCTGGGCGAGGTACTGCAGGAGCAGTCTCTCCCCCAGTTCGCCGGAAGCGAAGGGCTCGGGTCGGGCGAAACGCCCGATCTCCGGCAGCACCAGGTGCCCGTACTCGTGGGCCGCCTGCCGCGCCCACTCGATCCCGCTGCGGGGCGTGTCTATGTTGTAGAAGTACAGAGCGTCTTTGTAGGTCTCCGCTCCGGCTGGGCCCTGGCGGCACAGGTAGGCGTTGACCAGTCCCGGCTCGCGCGGCAGGCTCAGGTACAGCCGCCCGTACCAGCAGTAGCGCAGCAGCAGATGAACCAGCCGCGTGGCGACCGGGCTGTAGTTCCGCCCGGCGCTCAGCGTCTCCGAGGGCCAGGACAGGACGAAGCTCAGCAGGTACCGGTCGCTGTCGGCGGCCATGGTGTAGCCATAGCACGAGCGATTGACCTGGCAGAAGACCTTGTCACCGGTGACCGGTACCGCAATCTGCGGCGGCTCGCCGTCGCGCTGCGCCCCGCCGCGCTTCATGTCCTCATGGAAGAGCACGGAGTTGGTGTAGGCCAGGCGGCGAGTCAGATCGCCCACCCGCACCACGTCATTGACGAAGCCGACGGAACTGAAGGCCAGGTACGGCTCGCGTACGGCCCGGGGGAAGTACCCCTCGTAGAACAGCGGCTTGATGTGCTCGCGCCCGTAGGCGTCATCGGGCCACAGCGTGAGTAGCTGGCCATAGGCGTCGAGGGCCTTGGTGCGCAGCGCAATGATCTGGTCTGTCGTGGCGACATCCCTGGTGTGTTCGCGCCAGGCGTCGTACAGGTAGCCGAAGTTGCTGTAGACGGCGGGGTAGGTCGGGTCGAGGTCGCGCGCTTCCTGGAGCTTGCGCTCGGCGTCCTCATATTGGCCAGCCGCGATCATCTCCTGGACGGCCTTGAGGATGCCCGCGGCCTGTTGGCGTTGCGGCGAGGTCCCTGCCGGTTGCGCCGACACCCCGCCCTGTGCGGGGGCGTCCACCGGCTGGGCCGGCGCAGCGACGGCCAGCACCGCCAGGCCGACGAGGATCAGCAACGCCACGATGGGGCCGCGTCTCATGGTGCGCCTCCACGCGCGGTAGGACTTGCGCTCACGCTCCAGGGTTCCCATGGCACGTGACCCGGGCCGCCACGTCCTCCACCAGTTGCAGGTTCTCCCGGTCCACGATGCTCTCGACGTAGAACAGCTTGTTGCTCTCCGGGCAGTGCCACAGCAGGGCCTTGACGCGGTCCGGGAAGCCTTTGCCGCGCACATGGTCCACGAAGGACTTCAGCTTCTCCTGCGGCAGCGCCGTGCGCCCCTCGATGAGAATGGCGTCGTGCCCGCGATGGGTCATCTCCGTGTACTGGGCGTCGAACTTCTTGAGACGCTTGGCCAACTCGTGCTTGCCCCAGTCCAGCAGGCTCTGTCGGCGCAGGATCACGTTAGCCATGCCCCAGCGCGACGCGTGGAGTTGCTCGTCGCCCTGCGCCAGCCCGATCTCGATCAGGCCGGCCATCAGTTTCTGGCTGGCCAGCACGAAGTCCTTGGGGCTGTAGAAGTCGAAGCCGTAGGCACTCCACAGGACCCAGTCCTCGCGCGGGTGGTCTTCGAGGTCCAGGATGACCTGCTCGGCCATCGCCTGCACCGGCTCATCGAGTCGCCCCATGACCTGCAGGATGACGGTCTTGTGGCAATCGGGGCAGAACCACGCGGCGCCGAAGCCCTGCGTCTCGCCCTTCCACGCAAAGAACTGCGGGGCCTTCTTGCCGCGCATCTTGCGCTTGCTGGCCAGCTTCACATCGCGGCTGACCTCGGTCCGGCTCTTCTTGCCCTTGGACATTTCGCGGAGGTACTTCTCCACGACCTTGTTCAGGTCCACGAAGCTGTTGCCGGCGTCGGCCCACTTGATCTCCAGCCGCGGCATGTCGCCATCGTCGTAGCGCAGGTAGCCCTGCGCCTTCTCCCCGCCGATGGCGCCGATGTTCCAGTCGTCGGGCATGGTGAACGACAGCCCCTGCCAGCCGACGCGGACCCAGTTGTCAGTGTTCAGTTCTGCCATGGATTGTCTCGCTATGACTTGAGGTGGAGTACGCCCCCTGGCCCCTATCCCCTGTCCCCCGTCGGCGGCGCGGGTGGCGCGGGGCGCGGGGGCGCGGGGCTGGGCGGGTATGGCGGCCGGTACGGCGGTCGCGGCGGCGACACGACCTTCTCGTCCCACTTCACCCCCGCCGT includes:
- a CDS encoding zinc-binding dehydrogenase; the encoded protein is MKAAVIEEPGKLVVREVPEPVMGDYDCLCEGLYGTTCSGTDLHLLGGHPLFGIKFPTILGHESIGRVIEVGPKVECFKVGDLVTRLCNRPTEDLRVHWGGFAERGLVSDWRAMERDGVPLDWTKGIQQVLPRDFDPARSTMVITWRETFSFITRMGVAEGAKVLVMGTGGNGLSYMNHAVNLGAATVLAIGSPAREETARAVGATDFISYHEDDLVAAARERGLDGFDLMIDAVGKIGQLDRVMPLVRPDGVVAIYGVDDYGRVTINPQRAPGSFTFANKGYWEYETHDRVVELIQRGRLRAEHWLDLDHAFPLTEMNEALAAIRERRVVKALVKLSGD
- a CDS encoding tetratricopeptide repeat protein is translated as MRRGPIVALLILVGLAVLAVAAPAQPVDAPAQGGVSAQPAGTSPQRQQAAGILKAVQEMIAAGQYEDAERKLQEARDLDPTYPAVYSNFGYLYDAWREHTRDVATTDQIIALRTKALDAYGQLLTLWPDDAYGREHIKPLFYEGYFPRAVREPYLAFSSVGFVNDVVRVGDLTRRLAYTNSVLFHEDMKRGGAQRDGEPPQIAVPVTGDKVFCQVNRSCYGYTMAADSDRYLLSFVLSWPSETLSAGRNYSPVATRLVHLLLRYCWYGRLYLSLPREPGLVNAYLCRQGPAGAETYKDALYFYNIDTPRSGIEWARQAAHEYGHLVLPEIGRFARPEPFASGELGERLLLQYLAQEAGEVSGDPWPSEAARQAVAALWPEGDFAVADYIEKVCRTSLDYWLAAGPDAGLLSTGEVGADAMQYLIGFLLWTQAAYGPDTLRGVLQSAAGTQPTDYVVAFKALVARQAQQGALSMDAGSLNLKASKLKQPPLEGALRRREVVVSPGDNVLFYAYLPAGTWTLAPQPSQPELTVMVDGKGPLPLDEKGCLPLGRLATDGWHTVGLRLSDKGQAFTLERLTLRLEPQT
- a CDS encoding C45 family autoproteolytic acyltransferase/hydrolase, yielding MIPRRPLLVSLTLLAACAVANAQWEETTPQRYRCNGYRVLRLVGTPEEMGRQHGRLLGSQVRRVVRDVIGGEAGDPERHARLIAGTKRMERQLPSDIREELHALAGTARVDYWDLVALQLFGDVWRASQCSSFAVYGRATATGELVAGRNFDFWDHGVSEYAAVIIHYVPETGIPFFTVTWAGIINGWTAMNTKGVLAANNTSWGRSDSLDGLSTCFMIRKIVQHASTVQEGVDIIQNTPRACGTNMLVAGGSPPAAAVVEYDHEQVAVRWAKPGDAPLPELPPRSQQAPPAADQPAALNLRDDTANGAADTAPFDNTWLEPEGNYDYVSGLPGVVIATNHFRALYQDEPQGGWVSWCGRYRKLERLIGENYGRTDRTMNFIGQPGVGMGSINLHSVLLFPADLTFRVSMGRAPAYEYPFRSFRLTPTAIVSAEDD